A stretch of Arthrobacter sp. NEB 688 DNA encodes these proteins:
- a CDS encoding cold-shock protein, whose translation MPTGKVKFFDAEKGFGFVSGDGGEGDVFVPASALPSDVQGLKGGQRIEFSIAEGRRGAQAMAVRVLDPAPSVATNRRVRDRKPADEMVVIVEDVIKLLDSLSESLRRGHYPDKQHGNQVAQVLRAVAADLEL comes from the coding sequence GTGCCGACTGGCAAGGTGAAGTTCTTCGACGCCGAGAAGGGCTTCGGATTCGTGTCCGGCGACGGCGGCGAGGGGGACGTGTTCGTCCCGGCGTCCGCCCTGCCCTCCGACGTCCAGGGGCTCAAGGGGGGCCAGCGCATCGAGTTCAGCATCGCCGAGGGCCGCCGCGGCGCCCAGGCGATGGCCGTGCGCGTCCTCGACCCCGCGCCCTCGGTGGCCACCAACCGCCGCGTCCGCGACCGCAAGCCGGCCGACGAGATGGTCGTCATCGTCGAGGACGTCATCAAGCTCCTCGACTCGCTCTCGGAGTCGCTGCGCCGCGGCCACTACCCGGACAAGCAGCACGGCAACCAGGTCGCGCAGGTCCTGCGGGCCGTCGCCGCCGACCTCGAGCTCTGA